CATGCGCGTCCACCTTCTCGTGGACGGTTCGGGTTCCATGGCCTATCCCGAGCATCCCGGCACGGACCGCATGACCAAGTGGGACTATGCCGCCACGGCCGCGGCATCGCTCGCGTACCTGCTTCAACGTCAACAGGATGCCGTGAGCCTGACCCTGTTCGATCACGAGATACGCCGGCGGTTGCCGCCGTCGGCCAACCAGGCGGGCCTGGTCTCGCTGGCGTCGGTGCTGGAAGAACACCGTCCCGGCGACAAGACGGATCTCAGCACACTGTTTCAGACGTTGGCGGATCGCCTGCCGCGCCGCGGTATGGTCGTCGTACTGTCTGACCTGCTCGGAGATGTCGAGGCGATCATCGCGGGGCTGCATCGCCTGCGCTACATCGGGCACGACGTGCTCGTGCTGCACGTGCTGGATCAGGACGAGATCGAGTTTCCATTCACCGACCGCACGCTGTTCGAGGGCATGGAGCAGATCGATCTGGAGATTCTCACCGACCCGCAGTCGCTGCGGCGGAGCTATCTCGACGCCGTGGAGAAATTCATCGACCGCATCCGCCGGGCGTGCCTCGATCAACGGATCGACTACACGTTGTTGAGCACGGCTACGGGGCTCGACGTGGCGCTGACGGCGCTGTTGGCCAGCCGCGTACGACTTCAACGGGCACGAGCATAGAGGGCGCGCATGGGTCTTTTCGATCATTCCATGCTGGCGCAGTCGCTTCTGACACCGAGCCTCTTCACGTGGGGCGCGGCGGCGGTGTCACTTCCTATTCTCATCCATCTCTTTGCCCGCCGTCGTTTTCGGCGGATCCGATGGGCGGCGATGGAATTCCTCGTCGATGCCGAGAAGCGCAACAAGCGGCGGATGTTCATCGAGGAACTCATCCTGCTCGCGCTGCGCTGCCTGGCGATCCTCGCCTTGGCGGCCATGTTCGCCCGCCCGTTCGTTTCCTCGGACAGCGTCGCCGCCGCGTGGGGCGGACGACAGCGCGTGGAGCGCGTCATTCTCGTCGATGACAGCTTCAGCATGGGTTATCGCAGCGGCGAAGAGACGGTGTTTGACCGCGCCCGGTCGGCGGTCACGCGCCTGGTCGATGCGTTCCGTCGGGAAAGCCCGCAGGATACGGTCACACTCTTGCGCATGAGCGATATCGCGGCGCCGGTTGTTGCCGCCGCGACGCTCGATCAGGCACAGTACGGGGAAATCCTCACGAGGCTCGGCGCTCTGGAACCGACGCAGTTGCCGCTGGGCCTGTCCAAGGTCTTTGAGCAGACGGCGGCCGTGCTCGGCGAAGGCGGGGAAGTGCTCAACGCGGTCGTGTACGTGGTCAGCGATTTTCAGCAGAAGGACTGGGTGCGGCCTGCGGGAGCCGGAGGGGGTTCCGGCGGGAATCTCCTCGAGCCGCTTCGCGAATGGGCCGGTGAGGAGCGCGGGCTGCGGGTCGTGCTGGTCAATATCGGGGATGAAAACGCGGTCAACCAGGCGGTGACGGATTTGGTGCTCCCTGCCGGTGCGGTGGTGGCCGGGACGCCGGTCACGCTCAAGGGGAGCGTTGTCCGGTTCGCCGACGCAACGGCGGGGGATGTCGAGCTGCAACTGACGCTCGGGACACAGGGACAACCCACGCAGACCATTTCGCGCCTGGAACCGCGGCAGCCCAACATCGTCGACTTCGAAGTGGAATTCGCCCGTCCGGGATCTGAGTCCATTCGCCTGGAGATTCCCGACGACGGACTGCCCGTCGACGACACGCGATTTCAGGCGGCCGAGGTGGTCAGCGCCGTGCGCGTGCTGATCGTGAACGGCGAACCATCTTCGGACGCACTTCTCGACGAAGCGCAACTGTTGTCCACGGCCCTTCGCCCGGAAGGCGAAGTCTTCAGTGGATTCGAACCCGTCGTAGTCGATGAGGCGGGCTTCGAAGACTCCCGCCTGGGTGATTATCACGTTGTCGTGCTGGCAAACGTCTTTCGCGTCTCTCCCGCGATGGTTTCAGCGCTCGACGCCTTCGTAGCGGACGGCGGAGGGCTGATGGTTTTCGGAGGGGACCAGGTCGATCCGGAGTCCTACAACACGGTCCTCTATCAGGACGGCGAAGGACTCCTGCCTGCTCGGATCGGTGAGCGCATCGCGCCCACGGAGCCGGTGCATCTCTCCATAACGGATCGAACGCATCCCGCGTTTCGCGCCATGGGAGTGGAGGGCGATCCCCTCGGACTCGGTGCTGTTCCTTTTTATGAGTTCCACGACATCCAGTTGCCGGAAGATAACGCCGGCGGCGAGGCAACGACCGGCGCCGTCGGAGCCGTGGAAGCCGCCCCCGCGGAACATCAGAAAGCGGATCGCGGCGTGCGTGTCGTAGCGCGATTTACCGACCCGGAGCGTACGCCCGCGATCGTCGAACGGAATTTCGGTCGAGGTCGTGTAATCCTGCTGGGATTCCCAGCGGACAAGGAGTGGGACACGTGGCCGGATCATCCTACGTATCTGCCGGTCATGCTCGAGCTGGTTCAACATGCCGCGACGCCGGCCGGGCTGGAAGGCGCGCGTCTTGTCGGCATGCCGCTGGAGGTTTCGATCGACCCGTCGAGGTATCTTCCGGACGCGATGCTGCGCACGCCTTCCTTCCCGGATGAGCCGGAGGTTCCGATCCGCGCGGTGTCCGCGGGCGAGAACAAGGGGCTTGTGGCGCGCTGGGATTTCGCCGGGCGCGCCGGGGTCTACCAGTTCGTACTCCGTCGGCAGGACGGGACGGAGGACGTGCGCATGGTTCCGGTGAATCTCGACGCGCGGGAGAGTGACTTGCGCATGGCCGGTGAGCCCGAGCTGCGCCGCGCGATGCCCGAGCCGGCGTTCGAATACATCGTCGGGCTCGAAGGTCTGGACGCCCGCAGCGGTGACACACGTGTCGAGCTCTGGCGGGGACTCTGGGTCCTGGTGATCGTGGTCCTGATGGCCGAGCAGGTGCTCGCCTTTCGCTGGGGGCGACGCCGATGATGCCCCGTCAGCATCAGCATAGGCGCTCCTTGGGAGGGCGCGTATCCGCAGTGACCGCGGCGTTGCTGGCCGGTTGGCCGCGGCCGGTCATGGCGCAGGATGCGTCCGGTCCGGTCGAGGTGCTCACCGAGTTTCGCATGCTCCCCGAAGGCTGGTGGGCGGTCGCAGCCGTCGGGGCGACGCTGTTCGGACTCTGGCTGGTGATTCGGATGTATCGCCGGGAGGGCCGCAGCGGCGCCGGTCCGAAGACACGGCTCTTTCTGGCGATGCTGCGTTGCTTGGTGATCCTGCTCCTGATCGGCGTGTTTCTCGAGCCGGTCCGCGTCGAAATCATGCGCCGCTGGGTGGAGTCATACACGATCGTCCTGGCCGACACCTCATCGAGCATGGATCTCTCCGAGTCCTACCGCGACGATGAGGAGCGTGCCCGCGTGGGTCGTCTGGTCGGGGAGATCGGTGACCAGCCGGTCAAACGCGTCGACGTCGCTTCGCAAGTGCTGAGCGGCGGTTCGAATGCGCTGTTGGATCAACTGGCGAAGAAAAACACGGTTCGTTTCTACCGTTTTGATCGCGAACCGCATCTGCTGGAGACGATTGCCGCCAAGCGCCGAGGGCAGGGACAGAATACACCACCGGTACCCGAAGCGAAGTCGGATGAAGCGGAAGCATCCGGCGATGCCGGGGCGCCGATGGCAGCGCTCCCGTTGGAAGCCAACGGCCCTGCGACCAATCTTGACCGCGCCCTGCGGCGGGTGGTCGAGGCCGCCGGGGGGGCGCCTATCGCCGGCGTGGTCGTGATCAGTGACGGCGGATTCAACGAAGGAGGTTCCGCCGACGACATTGCCCGCTTCGCCGCCGAGCGCGACATCGTCTTGCACACGGTCGCGATCGGTGATCCATCGCCGCCGCGCAACGTTCGCGTTGTTGAGGTGGAGGCGCCGACGAACGTTCTCCAGAAGGACCCCTTCAACCTCACGGCGAGACTTGCCCTGGAGGGCGTGGCCGGCGAAACGCTACAGATTCGCCTGCTTGAACGGGAGGAGTCCTCCGGAGCGCCGGCCCAGATCGTGGAGCAGCGCTCCCTGCTCGTCGAACCCGGGACGGCCACGGCGGAGCTGCGTTTCGAGCGGCGCAAGACCGGCGTAGGTCGATTCACCTACGAAGTCTCCGTGGAGCCGATTCCCGGCGAATCCCTGGCTGACGACAACGCCGCGCAGGCGACGGTGAACGTGATCGACACGCGCACGCGCGTATTGCTGATTGCCGGCGGACCGAGCTGGGAGTACCGGTACCTCTCCCGGCTGCTCATCCGCGACGAGTCGTTCAATGTGAGTTGCTGGTTGCAATCGGCGGACGTCAGCGCGGTGCGCGACGGGAATACGATCATCGATCACCTGCCGAGATTTCCCGAGGAGTTGTTCGTTTATGACGTCATCGTCATGCTCGATCCCGATCCCAAAGAGTTCGACAACGAATGGTGTCGGAATGTCGATCGACTGGTGACGGATTACGGCGGCGGCCTGATGTTCGAGGCGGCTCGAACCTACTCGCCGTCGTTTCTCCGCGAGTCTGAACTGCGGCCGTTGACCGACCTTCTGCCCGTGGTGCTCGATCCTGAAGCCGATCTGGTGCTCAACCAGATCGGCTACTACCAGGAGCGTCCCTCGCCGTTCATCATTCCCGAGGGTGCCGCAGCCCATCCCGCGATGCAACTGGCCGACGATCCGGTTGCGTCCCGGCTTGTCTGGCAGCTGATCGGCGAGGTCTATTGGCACTACCCGGTGCTTCGGGAGAAGCCGGTGGCGACGGTGCTCCTGCGTGACGGCGATCCGCGCATGCGGAACACATTCGGTCCGCACGTTCTCGCGGCGGTTCAGTTTGCGGGAGCAGGTCGGTCCGGTTTCCTGGCGTTCGACGGGACGTGGCGCTGGCGGCAATACGGGGCGGAGCTGCACGAGCGCTTCTGGGTGCAGATGCTGCGCTTCCTGGCCGAGGGTCGCCTCCTGGGCGGTTCGCGGCGCATCAACATTCAGACCGATTCCGATTCCGTCGTCCTGGGCGATTCGGTGACGGTCAAGGCTCGGCTTTTGAACGAGCGTTATGAGCCGCTGGGTCGAGATCGCGTGACGGGCGAGTTCGAAATCGGCGGAGAGCGGCAGACCTTCCCACTTGAGTCGCAAACTGATCGGCCCGGTTGGTATGAGGGTCGATTCATCCCGCGCCAGACGGGCGTATGCCGCGTTCGCATTCGCCTGGCTGAAGCGGCCGGAGGAGATTCCGTCGAGGCTTCGCGCGATCTTCGCGTGGCCCGTCCTAACCTGGAGATGCGCCGGCCGCAGGCCGATCCCGCGGCGATGCGTCTCTTGGCCGAGCAGTCGGCGGGGGGCCGGTATTACGCGGTGGACGAAGCGCGTGCGATGACCGATGCCATCGAGGATTTGCACGAGGAGGTGCCCGTTCGCTCCCGTCCCCAGCCGCTTTGGGACAACGGTGTTCTGATGGGGGTGATCGTGGGGCTCCTGGCCCTGGAATGGGCCGTGCGGAAATGGAACCAACTGCTGTAGCGTGCGGTACGGCGAGCGTATGGATCACACGACTGTGAATTTGCAGAACTCGGCACGATCGCTCACGGGGCGCCTGCGCCACGGCATCCGGCGTGTGCGCATGTACCTGGTGGTCGAGGGACTGTTGGTTCTGGCCGCGTTTCTCGTCGGGATGGCCGCGTTCCAGTTGCTGTGTGATTACTACTCACGCGGACTCCAGTGGAGTATGCGCGCGGCGTTGCTCGGCGTTGTCGGGCTGGGGGCTGTCTGGATTCTCATTCGCCGGGTGCTGGAGCCCTGGCTGGTCCGATTCGAGCCCGGCGATCTGGCCCATTGCATCGAGCGGCGCCATCCCGGACTCGAGGGCTCGCTGGTATCCGCGGTCCGTTTCGCGGCCGGAGAAACGGGCGCGGCCGATGCCAACTCACCGGGACTCATGGCGTCGGCTGTTCATCGGACCGTACAAGCCACGGCATCGCTCGATTTCCTCGGCGTGCTGAAGCCGTCCCGTCCGCGATGGGCGTCCGCGGGTCTGGTGATGATTGTTGCCGCGTGTGTCGGCGTTTCCGCCTGGCAGCCCGAGCTCATCGGACTCTGGTTCGCACGCAACGTCCTCCTCCAGGACGTCGAGTGGCCGCGACGGACTCGACTTGTGGTCGAACTGCACGACGGTGCCCTGCTGGGCGCGCGCGGCGATGACCTCGCGGTACAGGCCTGGGCAGAGGGGGTTCAGCCGCGGGAGGTCGAGATCCGTTTCGAAACGGAATCGGGGCGTGCCGGGCAGGAATCGATGACGACGGTGGGCAACCCCGGATCCTATCGCTATCGCTACCTGTTCCCGGCTGTTCAGGACGAGCTTCGTTTTCAGCTTCGCGGGGGGGATGATCGCACCGATTGGATCCCCGTCCGTCTTGTCGAGCGCCCCCAGGTCGTTGAGAGTCGCATGCTGCTTACACCGCCGGCGTACACGCGCCAGGAGCCGGTCCTGCTGGGTGATGATCAGCGCGTGGCCCGCGTCCTCGCCGGGACGGAAGTCGAACTGAGAATCCACACGAACAAGCCGGTCGAGCAGAGTACACTCATGTCGGGGGCCGATGTGATTCAGGAGGCAACGTTCCTCGACGGCTGGTACGTCGCGCGGATGAGGGCGTCCGAGAGTGCGACGCTTCACTTTAACCTGCGCGACGCGTTCGGCTTCGAGGACCGGAAGCCGACGCGGTTCTCGCTCCGCGTGATGAAGGACGATCCGCCGATCGTGCGGATGTCGCTGTCCGGCGTCGGGGAAATGATCACGCCCGCGGCCGTTGTACCCATTGAAGTGGAATTCCGCGATCTATACGGGCTCGCCACGGCCGAACTGGTCTATGTGCATGAGCGGAAGGACGGCGGATCGGAGAAGGAGAAGCTCATTCCACTCTCCAGCTTTCGATCGGGCCCGCCGCAGTTTTCCGACACCGTCACCTGGGCGGTGATGAACGAAGCGGTTGAGCCCGGAGACCGCCTGACGCTTTTCGCGCGGGCGAGCGATTTTGACGACGTGAACGGTCCGAACGAAGCGCAATCGGCGGTGGTGGCTCTGCGGGTCGTTACCGTGGAGGAATTTCTTGCGGAGATGGCTCGTCGCGAGCAGGAATACCGCATGGACCTCGAGCGGCTGGTCGATGCCCAGGAACGGGTCCGCAGCGAGTTGCTGACGTGGCGGCGGGAGGCCGAGGCGGGCGCGGGCGCCGACTCTGTCGGCGCGGCGCTGGCGCCGCTGGAGCGACGGCAGCGGCATATTGCCGGGTCGATCAACGTGCTCCGCCAGCAGTTTGACGCCGTGCTCACGGAACTTCAGGTGAATCGACTGGATGTGCGGGAGGAAAGGGAGCGCCTCGAGGACGGCATCATCGAACCGCTGTCGCGCATCGCGACACGCGACGCCGTTCTCGCAGCCGATCGAATGCGCGACTGGTCGCGCGATCCGAATGAGGAACTCGGCTTCCGCATGGACGAGCAGCAGGTGCAGGTGCTCGAGGCGATGCGGGCGGTACTGGCGCGGATGGTACAATGGGAGGGATACCACGAGGTCGTCAACATGCTCCGCGACATCATCCGTTTGCAGCGGGAGATGGAAGAGGAAACGCGCAAGGCCCGAGAGAAGGAAGTTGAGGGCCTGTTTGAGGACTGATCTGTCGGAATCGTCACAAAGGCGGGCCGGTCCTACGATAAGCGGGGGATGGGTACCAGCGCTCCGGGTCGGGGCAACGGTGGAATCCATCGGGGTGATGCCATGAATACGTGCCGCCGATTCAACATTGCAAAAACGCGCGAGCGGGTCCGCCGGGCGCTCGCGCGGAGTGTGCTTCTGGCGGGGTTGATCGTTTTCGCGGCGCCGTCCTCTTTGTGGGCACAGCAGCCGGAGACCGGTTCAGACCCTGCCGCGTCAGGACCGGCAGAAGACAACCCGGATGCTGCGGCATCGGAGGTCATCCGCGATCCTCTCGCCTCCAAACAGGCCATGATTCGGGATCGCTTTGAGCGATTCAAGGATCGCGTCTATCGCATGCAGGAGCGTCTTGCCGAGATCGAGCCGGACAACGCTCGCCGTCTGGCCAGCGTGTTGCAGCGCGAAGGGGAATTCGGGCTGACCGATCGCCTGCAGGAGATTATTCGACTTTTGGAATCGTCGCAGTTGGGCACGGCGGAAGATGCCCAGGATCAATGGGTGGAAGACGTGGGCGGGCTCCTGGACATCCTTCTGGAGCGCGACGCCGAGAACGCCGAACGGAAGGAGGAGCTCGATCGGCTCGAAGCCTACAAGCAAGCCGTAAGACGCCTTCTGGAAGCGCAGCGGACACTCCGGGCCAATTCCGGGCAATCCTCCGCCCAGCAGCAGATGGCCCGGCAGCTCGAGCAGGCTATCGAGCGCATCAACGACTTGCTGGAGAAGCAGCAATCGCTTCGCGCGGAGACGGACACCCATGCGAAGGAGAATACGTCTCCCCCGGAGGGATTCTCGCAGGCGCAGGATCTTCTCGGTCACGAGACCATTCAGCTACTTCAGGATCTGAATCGGCTCTCCGGGCTTGTGCCCGATCCTGCTGCCGATTCGCCGGCTGCGGCGTGGGCACGCAAGCAGGCCGCTGAAGCCAGCGGCGATCTGAACAAAGCCAGCGGTTCCATGGCCGACGCCGGGGAATCGCTCCGAGCCGAAGACGCGGCGAGCGCCGTCCAGCAGCAGTCCGACGCCGAGCGGCAGCTTGAGATCGCCCGGCAGCGACTCACCCGGGCGCGCGAGTCGCTCCAGTCCGAACTGAACGGCATGTCCCGTCAGGCCCGCGCCCAACGGGACCTTTCCCAGGAAACCGGAAAACTGGCCGAGCAACTTCGCAACCGCGAGATGCCGGACGACGGCCAGGGTCGCCGGAATAACTCTCAAGGCCGCCGCGGCGGTCAGCAGGGATCGCAGGGTCAGCAGGGATCGCAGGGTCAACAGGGATCGCAAGGTCAGCAGGGCTCCCAGGGGCAGCAAGGGCAACAGGGAGGGCAGCAAGGACAACAGGGGGGGCAGCAAGGTCAGCAAGGCGGTCAACAGCAAGACAGTTCCGTGCCCGGTGAGCAGGGGCTGGAAAATGCCCAGGAAGAAATGGATCGCGCCGGAGAATCACTCGAGAAGTTCAAACCCGATGACGCCACCGAGCACCAGGATCGAGCCATCGAGCAGCTTGAACAAGCGCAACAGGAGTTGGAGGAAATCCTCAATCAGATGCGCAAAGAGGATCGCGCGGAGACGCTGCGGGACCTGGAAGCGCGCTTCCGCGACATGCTCGTTCGTCAGCGCCGCGTCAATGACGATACGCTCGAACTCGACCGTCAGAGCCGGATGCGCCTCGGCCGCGCGGAACGTCTTCAGGCGGGCAAGCTGTCCACGGACCAGAAGAAGCTGGGCGATGATGCGGCTGCGTGCGTGCATATCCTCGACGAGGAGGGCACGTCCATCGTGTTCCCGCGGATCATCGAGCAGGTCAGCGAGGACATGTTCCACGTGTCCGACCGCCTCGCCCAGACCAAGACGGGCATGCTGACCCAGACGATTCAGGCCGAGATCGTCGAGACGCTGGAGCAGCTTGTTGATTCGGTTCAGAAGATGCAGCAGCGCAACGAGCAGGGGAATTCGTCATCCTCGCAACAGCAGGACAGCTCGCTGCTGCCCGTTTCCGGCGAACTCAAACTGCTGCGTACCAGCCAGATGCGGGTGAATTCGCGCACCGAGTCGCTGCGGCAGCTCCAATCGGAAGTCAGCCGGGATGATCCCATGTTGGGGCGGGCGTTGAATGACACCGCTCAGCGTCAGGAGGAGTGTGTCGAGATTGCCCGCGAATTGCGCGATCGCAAACAGTAAGGAGATCCACGGTGGTCGCGGGGAAGATCCCCACTTCGTCGAATCTACTCGGTCGCGGGCCTGAGGCCACGACTGTTCGGAGTGATGCCATGGTGATTCGCAAGAAACACTTCCACTTTGCAATATCCGCGCGTTGGCGAGTTTCCCTCGCCGTCTGCATCGGCGCGATTCTGACGGTTTCCCAGGCGGCAACCGCACAATCGCCCGTGGAGCGATTCATCGACGAACTCGATCGCTTTCCTACCCTTCCGGCCGATGCCCGAGAACTGATCCGCGAGGGTTGGCGGAAGTGCGACGGATGCGATCCGGCGGAGTTCCTAACGCAGGGACTCGCGCTGCTGTCTCCGTCCCTTCGTGAGGGACTCGTCGCCTACGATCAGGGCGATTATCCCCGCTGCCTTGATGTGATGGCCCGCCTTCGGGATGACGAGAATCTCTTTGTTGCCACCCACGCCGCCGTTTACGAGATCAAGTCGCTGGTCGCGCTCGACCGCCCGGTCGCGGCCGGCCCACTGATCGATCGACTGCTGGAAGACGGCGGCACGGCGCTGCAGGCGTATACCTACGCCACGGCCGAGATCAGTTTCCTGCACGGCATCAGCCTGCTCGCAGATCTGCAATATGACGCCGCGGCCGAAGTGCTCGAAGGATTCCTGTCCGACTACCCCGGGGCCCCGCAGCGACTGACCATCTCCGCGGAGCAGATCCTTGCCGAGCTTGCCAACTTCCAGCCTGGGAAGATCGGGGAGGTCGTGGACCTCATGGATTACTCGCGGCGCAGCCTGGGAGGAGGATCGCTTGGAGACGTACTCCATGAGCGTCAGGATCGCATCATTGATCTGCTCGACCGCCTGATCAAACAGGCTGAGCAGCAGGAAAAGAGCGGCCAGAGCGGTTCCAGCCAATCGCAGAATCAGAACGGCGGACAGCAGCAGAAACAGCAGCCCGGGCAGCGACAGGGTAGCGCCGGCGGAACGAAAGAGCCCGGGTCGAATCCGGCGCCTTACTCGCAATTGCCGGGAGGGGATGGCAATCAGGATCCGACGCGCGGCGGGCGACGGGCCAATCCGGCCGAGGCCTGGGGATCACTTCCTCCTGCGGAACGCGAACGAATCCTTCAGGCCCTCCGCGACAGCTTCCCCAGCCGCTATCGGCAACTCGTGGAACAGTACTACGAAGAGCTGGCCAAGAAACCATGAATGTCGCGAATGGATGTCATTGGATGCCTTTCCGACGGAGCAGCGTTTCGATGTTGCGCATCGTGCTTGTCGTCCTGGTTGTGGGCCAGATCGTCGAGGAGCCGACGTCCGCTTTCTCTCCGAGCGCGGAACCTGCCCGAGCGGTTTCCCTGACCTACATTGACGGCTTGTCCGAGACGGGCCAATGGCTCGGTAGCGCGGACGGGCGGAGTATTCGGGTCGAGCTTGGTGGAATTGAGAAAGAAATCGGGCTGTCTGAACTCAGCGGCATCGAGTTCGATAGACCATTTGATGCCGTTGCAGAGGGCAGGCCATCTGAAGCGACGCCTTCGCAGGCTGCGCATGAGGGGGTCCCTGCGGATGACCGGCCCATACTCTATCTGAATGATGGCAGCCGTTTTCCCATGACAGTTCTTGGCCGAACCGAAGATGGTATTCGGGTGCGCTCGCTCTTCGGCGAAGACACAGCAGTTCCCCTGGATGCCATTGCGGCCATTCGTTTTGCAAGTGAGAGCGACTACGCCGGAGCGGACGCGGCGTTTCGTGAATCCCTGCGTGACCGTCGCCTCGGGGAGGATCAGCTCATCACGCGCAGCACGGCGGATGCTCGCTCGGTATCCGGCCGGGTAGGCTTCCTCGACCTTGACGGGGGCTCTTTCGTTTTTCAGGATCGCCCGCGACCGTTTCTCTTCGAGAAGATGTATGCCATCGTGCTGGCCCGTCCTGCCGTGGAACCAGAGCGCCGATCGATGCTGGTTCGCACGAAGAGCGGTGCCGTCCTTGCCGGGTCGCTGCGCTCTGCCGACGCGCAGTCACTGCAAGTCACCAATGCGATCTTCTCGTATGCCGTCGTGCCCGTCGCGGATGTCCAGCGGGCCGACATCTACAGCGAACGCATGGTCTATCTCACAGAATTGACGCCGAAACAGGTGCTCGTTCGCGGTCGTTTGCACGACGATCCGCCGATCGGAAATGACCGGAGTGTCGCCGGCGGAGAGCTGCGCTGCGGCGGGCGTATCTTTGAACGCGGACTCGGGCTGCGCAGCTTTACGCGGTTGGACTACACTCTGAACGGCCGATACGAGACGTTTGTTGCGGAGACGGGTATCGATGACCTCGTTCGTCCGCAAGGGGTCGCGGCGCTGCAGGTACTCG
This genomic interval from Phycisphaerae bacterium contains the following:
- a CDS encoding BatA domain-containing protein; the encoded protein is MGLFDHSMLAQSLLTPSLFTWGAAAVSLPILIHLFARRRFRRIRWAAMEFLVDAEKRNKRRMFIEELILLALRCLAILALAAMFARPFVSSDSVAAAWGGRQRVERVILVDDSFSMGYRSGEETVFDRARSAVTRLVDAFRRESPQDTVTLLRMSDIAAPVVAAATLDQAQYGEILTRLGALEPTQLPLGLSKVFEQTAAVLGEGGEVLNAVVYVVSDFQQKDWVRPAGAGGGSGGNLLEPLREWAGEERGLRVVLVNIGDENAVNQAVTDLVLPAGAVVAGTPVTLKGSVVRFADATAGDVELQLTLGTQGQPTQTISRLEPRQPNIVDFEVEFARPGSESIRLEIPDDGLPVDDTRFQAAEVVSAVRVLIVNGEPSSDALLDEAQLLSTALRPEGEVFSGFEPVVVDEAGFEDSRLGDYHVVVLANVFRVSPAMVSALDAFVADGGGLMVFGGDQVDPESYNTVLYQDGEGLLPARIGERIAPTEPVHLSITDRTHPAFRAMGVEGDPLGLGAVPFYEFHDIQLPEDNAGGEATTGAVGAVEAAPAEHQKADRGVRVVARFTDPERTPAIVERNFGRGRVILLGFPADKEWDTWPDHPTYLPVMLELVQHAATPAGLEGARLVGMPLEVSIDPSRYLPDAMLRTPSFPDEPEVPIRAVSAGENKGLVARWDFAGRAGVYQFVLRRQDGTEDVRMVPVNLDARESDLRMAGEPELRRAMPEPAFEYIVGLEGLDARSGDTRVELWRGLWVLVIVVLMAEQVLAFRWGRRR
- a CDS encoding DUF58 domain-containing protein, which encodes MSVPARYFQPEVLSRIDRLELRARYVVEGFVSGMHKSPYKGFSVEFANHRAYVPGDDIRHIDWRVYAKADRYYIKEYEEETNMRVHLLVDGSGSMAYPEHPGTDRMTKWDYAATAAASLAYLLQRQQDAVSLTLFDHEIRRRLPPSANQAGLVSLASVLEEHRPGDKTDLSTLFQTLADRLPRRGMVVVLSDLLGDVEAIIAGLHRLRYIGHDVLVLHVLDQDEIEFPFTDRTLFEGMEQIDLEILTDPQSLRRSYLDAVEKFIDRIRRACLDQRIDYTLLSTATGLDVALTALLASRVRLQRARA
- a CDS encoding NPCBM/NEW2 domain-containing protein translates to MPFRRSSVSMLRIVLVVLVVGQIVEEPTSAFSPSAEPARAVSLTYIDGLSETGQWLGSADGRSIRVELGGIEKEIGLSELSGIEFDRPFDAVAEGRPSEATPSQAAHEGVPADDRPILYLNDGSRFPMTVLGRTEDGIRVRSLFGEDTAVPLDAIAAIRFASESDYAGADAAFRESLRDRRLGEDQLITRSTADARSVSGRVGFLDLDGGSFVFQDRPRPFLFEKMYAIVLARPAVEPERRSMLVRTKSGAVLAGSLRSADAQSLQVTNAIFSYAVVPVADVQRADIYSERMVYLTELTPKQVLVRGRLHDDPPIGNDRSVAGGELRCGGRIFERGLGLRSFTRLDYTLNGRYETFVAETGIDDLVRPQGVAALQVLGDGRELYDTTVCGSRPPMTIRVDVRGVRELSLIVDYGDGIDVSDYVVCGGARLLKPRERSTGTD